The following coding sequences lie in one Palaemon carinicauda isolate YSFRI2023 chromosome 7, ASM3689809v2, whole genome shotgun sequence genomic window:
- the mmy gene encoding UDP-N-acetylhexosamine pyrophosphorylase isoform X2, producing MHTATMMDVSGLRSRLAAHGQEHLLQFWDVLTEGQKKALFTELNELDLDEICGYFKRTVTSLNEEQTKLDERMQPIPAEMHGSVTRTPLEKINDYEEAGLREVSEGRVGVLLLAGGQGTRLGVSYPKGMYDVKLPSAKTLYQLQAERLRRLQTLAEEKFGKSGVIPWYIMTSEHTKEPTMDFFARHSYFGLEKEDLVVFEQGMLPCFTFDGKIILEQPNKLARAPDGNGGLYRALREKNVLEDMERRGIKYLHVYCVDNILVKMADPIFIGYCLSKGADCGAKVVEKAFPTEAVGVVCKVDGIYQVVEYSEITLKTAQKRNPDGRLTFSAGNICNHYFTVEFLKNVVYDYECSMKHHVAKKKITMVTPEGKAVKPEKPNGIKMEKFVFDVFQFSNTLAVWEVIREDEFAPLKNGDGAEKDTPTTCRHALFSLHHRYLLNAGGTLIDSEGEPLPLIPRSEDKQVTEDSPAAAPKCPTIENGNTDFNYNDNQKEMRWDECPVVVEISPLVSYAGEGLDELVAKKKFTCPLVLSERLAKKNEA from the exons CCACCATGATGGACGTATCTGGTCTTCGCTCTCGTTTGGCTGCCCACGGCCAGGAGCATTTGTTGCAGTTCTGGGATGTGCTCACCGAGGGCCAGAAGAAAGCTCTCTTCACTGAACTTAATGA GCTAGACCTAGACGAGATTTGCGGGTATTTCAAGCGAACGGTGACATCCCTCAACGAGGAACAGACCAAGCTTGATGAGCGCATGCAGCCCATCCCTGCAGAGATGCATGGCTCTGTGACTCGTACACCACTCGAGAAAATCAACGATTATGAGGAGGCAG GTCTGCGTGAGGTGAGTGAGGGCCGAGTTGGAGTGCTCCTGTTAGCAGGTGGACAGGGCACAAGGTTGGGAGTTAGTTATCCAAAAGGAATGTACGATGTGAAGCTTCCATCAGCAAAGACACTCTACCAATTGCAAGCTGAAAGGCTGAGAAGACTTCAGACTTTGGCTGAAGAGAAGTTTGGCAAG TCAGGAGTGATTCCATGGTACATCATGACATCAGAGCACACCAAAGAACCTACAATGGATTTCTTTGCTCGCCACAGCTACTTTGGTCTTGAAAAGGAAGACTTAGTGGTGTTTGAGCAAGGCATGTTACCATGCTTCACCTTTGATGGCAAAATCATCTTGGAACAACCTAATAAGCTGGCTCGTGCTCCTGACGGTAACGGAGGTCTCTACAGAGCTCTTAGA GAAAAGAATGTTCTTGAAGATATGGAAAGACGAGGCATCAAGTACCTTCATGTATATTGTGTAGACAATATTCTAGTCAAGATGGCCGACCCTATTTTCATTGGTTACTGTCTCTCGAAGGGTGCAGACTGTGGTGCTAAAGTTGTAGAAAAAGCCTTTCCAACTGAGGCTGTGG GTGTTGTATGCAAAGTTGATGGAATCTACCAGGTGGTGGAATACAGTGAGATCACACTAAAGACAGCCCAGAAACGAAATCCTGATGGTAGACTCACTTTCTCTGCTGGTAACATTTGCAACCATTACTTCACCGTAGAATTCTTGAAGAATGTTGTCTA TGATTACGAATGTAGCATGAAGCATCATGTGGCCAAGAAGAAAATCACAATGGTAACACCAGAAGGAAAAGCAGTTAAGCCTGAGAAACCAAATGGTATCAAGATGGAAAAGTTCGTATTTGATGTATTCCAGTTCTCTAA cACACTAGCTGTTTGGGAAGTCATCCGTGAAGATGAATTCGCCCCTCTGAAGAATGGTGATGGCGCCGAAAAGGACACACCAACCACCTGCCGACATGCTCTCTTTTCTCTCCACCATCGCTATCTCCTGAATGCTGGTGGTACTCTGATTGATTCGGAAGGAGAGCCTCTTCCTCTTATTCCTAG GTCAGAGGACAAACAAGTTACAGAGGACAG CCCTGCTGCTGCCCCTAAATGCCCAACAATTGAAAATGGCAACACAGATTTCAATTATAATGACAA TCAGAAAGAGATGAGATGGGACGAGTGCCCTGTTGTTGTGGAAATATCTCCATTGGTATCGTATGCAGGCGAAGGACTTGATGAACTTGTAGCCAAGAAGAAATTCACATGTCCGTTAGTTCTCTCGGAAAGGTTAGCCAAGAAAAATGAAGCGTAA
- the mmy gene encoding UDP-N-acetylhexosamine pyrophosphorylase isoform X3: MMDVSGLRSRLAAHGQEHLLQFWDVLTEGQKKALFTELNELDLDEICGYFKRTVTSLNEEQTKLDERMQPIPAEMHGSVTRTPLEKINDYEEAGLREVSEGRVGVLLLAGGQGTRLGVSYPKGMYDVKLPSAKTLYQLQAERLRRLQTLAEEKFGKSGVIPWYIMTSEHTKEPTMDFFARHSYFGLEKEDLVVFEQGMLPCFTFDGKIILEQPNKLARAPDGNGGLYRALREKNVLEDMERRGIKYLHVYCVDNILVKMADPIFIGYCLSKGADCGAKVVEKAFPTEAVGVVCKVDGIYQVVEYSEITLKTAQKRNPDGRLTFSAGNICNHYFTVEFLKNVVYDYECSMKHHVAKKKITMVTPEGKAVKPEKPNGIKMEKFVFDVFQFSNTLAVWEVIREDEFAPLKNGDGAEKDTPTTCRHALFSLHHRYLLNAGGTLIDSEGEPLPLIPRSEDKQVTEDSPAAAPKCPTIENGNTDFNYNDNQKEMRWDECPVVVEISPLVSYAGEGLDELVAKKKFTCPLVLSERLAKKNEA; this comes from the exons ATGATGGACGTATCTGGTCTTCGCTCTCGTTTGGCTGCCCACGGCCAGGAGCATTTGTTGCAGTTCTGGGATGTGCTCACCGAGGGCCAGAAGAAAGCTCTCTTCACTGAACTTAATGA GCTAGACCTAGACGAGATTTGCGGGTATTTCAAGCGAACGGTGACATCCCTCAACGAGGAACAGACCAAGCTTGATGAGCGCATGCAGCCCATCCCTGCAGAGATGCATGGCTCTGTGACTCGTACACCACTCGAGAAAATCAACGATTATGAGGAGGCAG GTCTGCGTGAGGTGAGTGAGGGCCGAGTTGGAGTGCTCCTGTTAGCAGGTGGACAGGGCACAAGGTTGGGAGTTAGTTATCCAAAAGGAATGTACGATGTGAAGCTTCCATCAGCAAAGACACTCTACCAATTGCAAGCTGAAAGGCTGAGAAGACTTCAGACTTTGGCTGAAGAGAAGTTTGGCAAG TCAGGAGTGATTCCATGGTACATCATGACATCAGAGCACACCAAAGAACCTACAATGGATTTCTTTGCTCGCCACAGCTACTTTGGTCTTGAAAAGGAAGACTTAGTGGTGTTTGAGCAAGGCATGTTACCATGCTTCACCTTTGATGGCAAAATCATCTTGGAACAACCTAATAAGCTGGCTCGTGCTCCTGACGGTAACGGAGGTCTCTACAGAGCTCTTAGA GAAAAGAATGTTCTTGAAGATATGGAAAGACGAGGCATCAAGTACCTTCATGTATATTGTGTAGACAATATTCTAGTCAAGATGGCCGACCCTATTTTCATTGGTTACTGTCTCTCGAAGGGTGCAGACTGTGGTGCTAAAGTTGTAGAAAAAGCCTTTCCAACTGAGGCTGTGG GTGTTGTATGCAAAGTTGATGGAATCTACCAGGTGGTGGAATACAGTGAGATCACACTAAAGACAGCCCAGAAACGAAATCCTGATGGTAGACTCACTTTCTCTGCTGGTAACATTTGCAACCATTACTTCACCGTAGAATTCTTGAAGAATGTTGTCTA TGATTACGAATGTAGCATGAAGCATCATGTGGCCAAGAAGAAAATCACAATGGTAACACCAGAAGGAAAAGCAGTTAAGCCTGAGAAACCAAATGGTATCAAGATGGAAAAGTTCGTATTTGATGTATTCCAGTTCTCTAA cACACTAGCTGTTTGGGAAGTCATCCGTGAAGATGAATTCGCCCCTCTGAAGAATGGTGATGGCGCCGAAAAGGACACACCAACCACCTGCCGACATGCTCTCTTTTCTCTCCACCATCGCTATCTCCTGAATGCTGGTGGTACTCTGATTGATTCGGAAGGAGAGCCTCTTCCTCTTATTCCTAG GTCAGAGGACAAACAAGTTACAGAGGACAG CCCTGCTGCTGCCCCTAAATGCCCAACAATTGAAAATGGCAACACAGATTTCAATTATAATGACAA TCAGAAAGAGATGAGATGGGACGAGTGCCCTGTTGTTGTGGAAATATCTCCATTGGTATCGTATGCAGGCGAAGGACTTGATGAACTTGTAGCCAAGAAGAAATTCACATGTCCGTTAGTTCTCTCGGAAAGGTTAGCCAAGAAAAATGAAGCGTAA
- the mmy gene encoding UDP-N-acetylhexosamine pyrophosphorylase isoform X5 has product MARRKRRKSTMMDVSGLRSRLAAHGQEHLLQFWDVLTEGQKKALFTELNELDLDEICGYFKRTVTSLNEEQTKLDERMQPIPAEMHGSVTRTPLEKINDYEEAGLREVSEGRVGVLLLAGGQGTRLGVSYPKGMYDVKLPSAKTLYQLQAERLRRLQTLAEEKFGKSGVIPWYIMTSEHTKEPTMDFFARHSYFGLEKEDLVVFEQGMLPCFTFDGKIILEQPNKLARAPDGNGGLYRALREKNVLEDMERRGIKYLHVYCVDNILVKMADPIFIGYCLSKGADCGAKVVEKAFPTEAVGVVCKVDGIYQVVEYSEITLKTAQKRNPDGRLTFSAGNICNHYFTVEFLKNVVYDYECSMKHHVAKKKITMVTPEGKAVKPEKPNGIKMEKFVFDVFQFSNTLAVWEVIREDEFAPLKNGDGAEKDTPTTCRHALFSLHHRYLLNAGGTLIDSEGEPLPLIPRSEDKQVTEDSQKEMRWDECPVVVEISPLVSYAGEGLDELVAKKKFTCPLVLSERLAKKNEA; this is encoded by the exons CCACCATGATGGACGTATCTGGTCTTCGCTCTCGTTTGGCTGCCCACGGCCAGGAGCATTTGTTGCAGTTCTGGGATGTGCTCACCGAGGGCCAGAAGAAAGCTCTCTTCACTGAACTTAATGA GCTAGACCTAGACGAGATTTGCGGGTATTTCAAGCGAACGGTGACATCCCTCAACGAGGAACAGACCAAGCTTGATGAGCGCATGCAGCCCATCCCTGCAGAGATGCATGGCTCTGTGACTCGTACACCACTCGAGAAAATCAACGATTATGAGGAGGCAG GTCTGCGTGAGGTGAGTGAGGGCCGAGTTGGAGTGCTCCTGTTAGCAGGTGGACAGGGCACAAGGTTGGGAGTTAGTTATCCAAAAGGAATGTACGATGTGAAGCTTCCATCAGCAAAGACACTCTACCAATTGCAAGCTGAAAGGCTGAGAAGACTTCAGACTTTGGCTGAAGAGAAGTTTGGCAAG TCAGGAGTGATTCCATGGTACATCATGACATCAGAGCACACCAAAGAACCTACAATGGATTTCTTTGCTCGCCACAGCTACTTTGGTCTTGAAAAGGAAGACTTAGTGGTGTTTGAGCAAGGCATGTTACCATGCTTCACCTTTGATGGCAAAATCATCTTGGAACAACCTAATAAGCTGGCTCGTGCTCCTGACGGTAACGGAGGTCTCTACAGAGCTCTTAGA GAAAAGAATGTTCTTGAAGATATGGAAAGACGAGGCATCAAGTACCTTCATGTATATTGTGTAGACAATATTCTAGTCAAGATGGCCGACCCTATTTTCATTGGTTACTGTCTCTCGAAGGGTGCAGACTGTGGTGCTAAAGTTGTAGAAAAAGCCTTTCCAACTGAGGCTGTGG GTGTTGTATGCAAAGTTGATGGAATCTACCAGGTGGTGGAATACAGTGAGATCACACTAAAGACAGCCCAGAAACGAAATCCTGATGGTAGACTCACTTTCTCTGCTGGTAACATTTGCAACCATTACTTCACCGTAGAATTCTTGAAGAATGTTGTCTA TGATTACGAATGTAGCATGAAGCATCATGTGGCCAAGAAGAAAATCACAATGGTAACACCAGAAGGAAAAGCAGTTAAGCCTGAGAAACCAAATGGTATCAAGATGGAAAAGTTCGTATTTGATGTATTCCAGTTCTCTAA cACACTAGCTGTTTGGGAAGTCATCCGTGAAGATGAATTCGCCCCTCTGAAGAATGGTGATGGCGCCGAAAAGGACACACCAACCACCTGCCGACATGCTCTCTTTTCTCTCCACCATCGCTATCTCCTGAATGCTGGTGGTACTCTGATTGATTCGGAAGGAGAGCCTCTTCCTCTTATTCCTAG GTCAGAGGACAAACAAGTTACAGAGGACAG TCAGAAAGAGATGAGATGGGACGAGTGCCCTGTTGTTGTGGAAATATCTCCATTGGTATCGTATGCAGGCGAAGGACTTGATGAACTTGTAGCCAAGAAGAAATTCACATGTCCGTTAGTTCTCTCGGAAAGGTTAGCCAAGAAAAATGAAGCGTAA
- the mmy gene encoding UDP-N-acetylhexosamine pyrophosphorylase isoform X6: MARRKRRKSTMMDVSGLRSRLAAHGQEHLLQFWDVLTEGQKKALFTELNELDLDEICGYFKRTVTSLNEEQTKLDERMQPIPAEMHGSVTRTPLEKINDYEEAGLREVSEGRVGVLLLAGGQGTRLGVSYPKGMYDVKLPSAKTLYQLQAERLRRLQTLAEEKFGKSGVIPWYIMTSEHTKEPTMDFFARHSYFGLEKEDLVVFEQGMLPCFTFDGKIILEQPNKLARAPDGNGGLYRALREKNVLEDMERRGIKYLHVYCVDNILVKMADPIFIGYCLSKGADCGAKVVEKAFPTEAVGVVCKVDGIYQVVEYSEITLKTAQKRNPDGRLTFSAGNICNHYFTVEFLKNVVYDYECSMKHHVAKKKITMVTPEGKAVKPEKPNGIKMEKFVFDVFQFSNTLAVWEVIREDEFAPLKNGDGAEKDTPTTCRHALFSLHHRYLLNAGGTLIDSEGEPLPLIPSQKEMRWDECPVVVEISPLVSYAGEGLDELVAKKKFTCPLVLSERLAKKNEA; this comes from the exons CCACCATGATGGACGTATCTGGTCTTCGCTCTCGTTTGGCTGCCCACGGCCAGGAGCATTTGTTGCAGTTCTGGGATGTGCTCACCGAGGGCCAGAAGAAAGCTCTCTTCACTGAACTTAATGA GCTAGACCTAGACGAGATTTGCGGGTATTTCAAGCGAACGGTGACATCCCTCAACGAGGAACAGACCAAGCTTGATGAGCGCATGCAGCCCATCCCTGCAGAGATGCATGGCTCTGTGACTCGTACACCACTCGAGAAAATCAACGATTATGAGGAGGCAG GTCTGCGTGAGGTGAGTGAGGGCCGAGTTGGAGTGCTCCTGTTAGCAGGTGGACAGGGCACAAGGTTGGGAGTTAGTTATCCAAAAGGAATGTACGATGTGAAGCTTCCATCAGCAAAGACACTCTACCAATTGCAAGCTGAAAGGCTGAGAAGACTTCAGACTTTGGCTGAAGAGAAGTTTGGCAAG TCAGGAGTGATTCCATGGTACATCATGACATCAGAGCACACCAAAGAACCTACAATGGATTTCTTTGCTCGCCACAGCTACTTTGGTCTTGAAAAGGAAGACTTAGTGGTGTTTGAGCAAGGCATGTTACCATGCTTCACCTTTGATGGCAAAATCATCTTGGAACAACCTAATAAGCTGGCTCGTGCTCCTGACGGTAACGGAGGTCTCTACAGAGCTCTTAGA GAAAAGAATGTTCTTGAAGATATGGAAAGACGAGGCATCAAGTACCTTCATGTATATTGTGTAGACAATATTCTAGTCAAGATGGCCGACCCTATTTTCATTGGTTACTGTCTCTCGAAGGGTGCAGACTGTGGTGCTAAAGTTGTAGAAAAAGCCTTTCCAACTGAGGCTGTGG GTGTTGTATGCAAAGTTGATGGAATCTACCAGGTGGTGGAATACAGTGAGATCACACTAAAGACAGCCCAGAAACGAAATCCTGATGGTAGACTCACTTTCTCTGCTGGTAACATTTGCAACCATTACTTCACCGTAGAATTCTTGAAGAATGTTGTCTA TGATTACGAATGTAGCATGAAGCATCATGTGGCCAAGAAGAAAATCACAATGGTAACACCAGAAGGAAAAGCAGTTAAGCCTGAGAAACCAAATGGTATCAAGATGGAAAAGTTCGTATTTGATGTATTCCAGTTCTCTAA cACACTAGCTGTTTGGGAAGTCATCCGTGAAGATGAATTCGCCCCTCTGAAGAATGGTGATGGCGCCGAAAAGGACACACCAACCACCTGCCGACATGCTCTCTTTTCTCTCCACCATCGCTATCTCCTGAATGCTGGTGGTACTCTGATTGATTCGGAAGGAGAGCCTCTTCCTCTTATTCCTAG TCAGAAAGAGATGAGATGGGACGAGTGCCCTGTTGTTGTGGAAATATCTCCATTGGTATCGTATGCAGGCGAAGGACTTGATGAACTTGTAGCCAAGAAGAAATTCACATGTCCGTTAGTTCTCTCGGAAAGGTTAGCCAAGAAAAATGAAGCGTAA
- the mmy gene encoding UDP-N-acetylhexosamine pyrophosphorylase isoform X4, which produces MARRKRRKSTMMDVSGLRSRLAAHGQEHLLQFWDVLTEGQKKALFTELNELDLDEICGYFKRTVTSLNEEQTKLDERMQPIPAEMHGSVTRTPLEKINDYEEAGLREVSEGRVGVLLLAGGQGTRLGVSYPKGMYDVKLPSAKTLYQLQAERLRRLQTLAEEKFGKSGVIPWYIMTSEHTKEPTMDFFARHSYFGLEKEDLVVFEQGMLPCFTFDGKIILEQPNKLARAPDGNGGLYRALREKNVLEDMERRGIKYLHVYCVDNILVKMADPIFIGYCLSKGADCGAKVVEKAFPTEAVGVVCKVDGIYQVVEYSEITLKTAQKRNPDGRLTFSAGNICNHYFTVEFLKNVVYDYECSMKHHVAKKKITMVTPEGKAVKPEKPNGIKMEKFVFDVFQFSNTLAVWEVIREDEFAPLKNGDGAEKDTPTTCRHALFSLHHRYLLNAGGTLIDSEGEPLPLIPSPAAAPKCPTIENGNTDFNYNDNQKEMRWDECPVVVEISPLVSYAGEGLDELVAKKKFTCPLVLSERLAKKNEA; this is translated from the exons CCACCATGATGGACGTATCTGGTCTTCGCTCTCGTTTGGCTGCCCACGGCCAGGAGCATTTGTTGCAGTTCTGGGATGTGCTCACCGAGGGCCAGAAGAAAGCTCTCTTCACTGAACTTAATGA GCTAGACCTAGACGAGATTTGCGGGTATTTCAAGCGAACGGTGACATCCCTCAACGAGGAACAGACCAAGCTTGATGAGCGCATGCAGCCCATCCCTGCAGAGATGCATGGCTCTGTGACTCGTACACCACTCGAGAAAATCAACGATTATGAGGAGGCAG GTCTGCGTGAGGTGAGTGAGGGCCGAGTTGGAGTGCTCCTGTTAGCAGGTGGACAGGGCACAAGGTTGGGAGTTAGTTATCCAAAAGGAATGTACGATGTGAAGCTTCCATCAGCAAAGACACTCTACCAATTGCAAGCTGAAAGGCTGAGAAGACTTCAGACTTTGGCTGAAGAGAAGTTTGGCAAG TCAGGAGTGATTCCATGGTACATCATGACATCAGAGCACACCAAAGAACCTACAATGGATTTCTTTGCTCGCCACAGCTACTTTGGTCTTGAAAAGGAAGACTTAGTGGTGTTTGAGCAAGGCATGTTACCATGCTTCACCTTTGATGGCAAAATCATCTTGGAACAACCTAATAAGCTGGCTCGTGCTCCTGACGGTAACGGAGGTCTCTACAGAGCTCTTAGA GAAAAGAATGTTCTTGAAGATATGGAAAGACGAGGCATCAAGTACCTTCATGTATATTGTGTAGACAATATTCTAGTCAAGATGGCCGACCCTATTTTCATTGGTTACTGTCTCTCGAAGGGTGCAGACTGTGGTGCTAAAGTTGTAGAAAAAGCCTTTCCAACTGAGGCTGTGG GTGTTGTATGCAAAGTTGATGGAATCTACCAGGTGGTGGAATACAGTGAGATCACACTAAAGACAGCCCAGAAACGAAATCCTGATGGTAGACTCACTTTCTCTGCTGGTAACATTTGCAACCATTACTTCACCGTAGAATTCTTGAAGAATGTTGTCTA TGATTACGAATGTAGCATGAAGCATCATGTGGCCAAGAAGAAAATCACAATGGTAACACCAGAAGGAAAAGCAGTTAAGCCTGAGAAACCAAATGGTATCAAGATGGAAAAGTTCGTATTTGATGTATTCCAGTTCTCTAA cACACTAGCTGTTTGGGAAGTCATCCGTGAAGATGAATTCGCCCCTCTGAAGAATGGTGATGGCGCCGAAAAGGACACACCAACCACCTGCCGACATGCTCTCTTTTCTCTCCACCATCGCTATCTCCTGAATGCTGGTGGTACTCTGATTGATTCGGAAGGAGAGCCTCTTCCTCTTATTCCTAG CCCTGCTGCTGCCCCTAAATGCCCAACAATTGAAAATGGCAACACAGATTTCAATTATAATGACAA TCAGAAAGAGATGAGATGGGACGAGTGCCCTGTTGTTGTGGAAATATCTCCATTGGTATCGTATGCAGGCGAAGGACTTGATGAACTTGTAGCCAAGAAGAAATTCACATGTCCGTTAGTTCTCTCGGAAAGGTTAGCCAAGAAAAATGAAGCGTAA
- the mmy gene encoding UDP-N-acetylhexosamine pyrophosphorylase isoform X1: MARRKRRKSTMMDVSGLRSRLAAHGQEHLLQFWDVLTEGQKKALFTELNELDLDEICGYFKRTVTSLNEEQTKLDERMQPIPAEMHGSVTRTPLEKINDYEEAGLREVSEGRVGVLLLAGGQGTRLGVSYPKGMYDVKLPSAKTLYQLQAERLRRLQTLAEEKFGKSGVIPWYIMTSEHTKEPTMDFFARHSYFGLEKEDLVVFEQGMLPCFTFDGKIILEQPNKLARAPDGNGGLYRALREKNVLEDMERRGIKYLHVYCVDNILVKMADPIFIGYCLSKGADCGAKVVEKAFPTEAVGVVCKVDGIYQVVEYSEITLKTAQKRNPDGRLTFSAGNICNHYFTVEFLKNVVYDYECSMKHHVAKKKITMVTPEGKAVKPEKPNGIKMEKFVFDVFQFSNTLAVWEVIREDEFAPLKNGDGAEKDTPTTCRHALFSLHHRYLLNAGGTLIDSEGEPLPLIPRSEDKQVTEDSPAAAPKCPTIENGNTDFNYNDNQKEMRWDECPVVVEISPLVSYAGEGLDELVAKKKFTCPLVLSERLAKKNEA; encoded by the exons CCACCATGATGGACGTATCTGGTCTTCGCTCTCGTTTGGCTGCCCACGGCCAGGAGCATTTGTTGCAGTTCTGGGATGTGCTCACCGAGGGCCAGAAGAAAGCTCTCTTCACTGAACTTAATGA GCTAGACCTAGACGAGATTTGCGGGTATTTCAAGCGAACGGTGACATCCCTCAACGAGGAACAGACCAAGCTTGATGAGCGCATGCAGCCCATCCCTGCAGAGATGCATGGCTCTGTGACTCGTACACCACTCGAGAAAATCAACGATTATGAGGAGGCAG GTCTGCGTGAGGTGAGTGAGGGCCGAGTTGGAGTGCTCCTGTTAGCAGGTGGACAGGGCACAAGGTTGGGAGTTAGTTATCCAAAAGGAATGTACGATGTGAAGCTTCCATCAGCAAAGACACTCTACCAATTGCAAGCTGAAAGGCTGAGAAGACTTCAGACTTTGGCTGAAGAGAAGTTTGGCAAG TCAGGAGTGATTCCATGGTACATCATGACATCAGAGCACACCAAAGAACCTACAATGGATTTCTTTGCTCGCCACAGCTACTTTGGTCTTGAAAAGGAAGACTTAGTGGTGTTTGAGCAAGGCATGTTACCATGCTTCACCTTTGATGGCAAAATCATCTTGGAACAACCTAATAAGCTGGCTCGTGCTCCTGACGGTAACGGAGGTCTCTACAGAGCTCTTAGA GAAAAGAATGTTCTTGAAGATATGGAAAGACGAGGCATCAAGTACCTTCATGTATATTGTGTAGACAATATTCTAGTCAAGATGGCCGACCCTATTTTCATTGGTTACTGTCTCTCGAAGGGTGCAGACTGTGGTGCTAAAGTTGTAGAAAAAGCCTTTCCAACTGAGGCTGTGG GTGTTGTATGCAAAGTTGATGGAATCTACCAGGTGGTGGAATACAGTGAGATCACACTAAAGACAGCCCAGAAACGAAATCCTGATGGTAGACTCACTTTCTCTGCTGGTAACATTTGCAACCATTACTTCACCGTAGAATTCTTGAAGAATGTTGTCTA TGATTACGAATGTAGCATGAAGCATCATGTGGCCAAGAAGAAAATCACAATGGTAACACCAGAAGGAAAAGCAGTTAAGCCTGAGAAACCAAATGGTATCAAGATGGAAAAGTTCGTATTTGATGTATTCCAGTTCTCTAA cACACTAGCTGTTTGGGAAGTCATCCGTGAAGATGAATTCGCCCCTCTGAAGAATGGTGATGGCGCCGAAAAGGACACACCAACCACCTGCCGACATGCTCTCTTTTCTCTCCACCATCGCTATCTCCTGAATGCTGGTGGTACTCTGATTGATTCGGAAGGAGAGCCTCTTCCTCTTATTCCTAG GTCAGAGGACAAACAAGTTACAGAGGACAG CCCTGCTGCTGCCCCTAAATGCCCAACAATTGAAAATGGCAACACAGATTTCAATTATAATGACAA TCAGAAAGAGATGAGATGGGACGAGTGCCCTGTTGTTGTGGAAATATCTCCATTGGTATCGTATGCAGGCGAAGGACTTGATGAACTTGTAGCCAAGAAGAAATTCACATGTCCGTTAGTTCTCTCGGAAAGGTTAGCCAAGAAAAATGAAGCGTAA